A single window of Candoia aspera isolate rCanAsp1 chromosome 3, rCanAsp1.hap2, whole genome shotgun sequence DNA harbors:
- the NTMT2 gene encoding LOW QUALITY PROTEIN: N-terminal Xaa-Pro-Lys N-methyltransferase 2 (The sequence of the model RefSeq protein was modified relative to this genomic sequence to represent the inferred CDS: inserted 4 bases in 3 codons; substituted 2 bases at 2 genomic stop codons), with translation MEYMRVHLAFKSHXHKTDEELSWHCLSFILHKMIQNDFFQNYLYLLKNLPLVKLCALKSEVINCEMQFYARAKHFYREVPXMMGDFVEVSNRDIGSSRKFLKNFVGVNYLYGVGMYYCCSLQEFTPIPXEIIWILWISGNLTEKDLPRFFICCQNGLKYNGIIILKDIIVQEVYVLDSLDSSITXDLNIRRSLIAKSGLTLFGQKKQEDFPEXCVSVWMIAMQKNSTHPRKGMFQLGKLPPIPESDWN, from the exons ATGGAGTACATGAGAGTCCATTTAGCTTTTAAATCACATTGACACAAGACTGATGAGGAACTCTCTTGGCATTGTTTGTCCTTTATCCTACATAAGATGATTCAAAATGACTTTTTCCAGAATTATCTCTACTTGTTGAAAAACCTACCTCT TGTCAAACTTTGTGCCCTGAAAAGTGAAGTCATCAATTGTGAAATGCAATTTTATGCTAGAGCCAAACATTTTTACAGAGAGGTGC GCATGATGGGAGATTTTGTTGAAGTGTCCAACAGAGATATTGGGTCCTCTAGAAAATTTCTAAAGAATTTTGTAGGGGTAAATTATCTATATGG AGTTGGCATGTATTACTGCTGTAGCTTACAGGAATTCACACCAATTCC AGAAATCATCTGGATTCTGTGGATTTCAG GAAATCTGACAGAGAAGGATTTGCCGAGGTTTTTTATCTGCTGCCAGAATGGCTTGAAGTATAATGGCATTATCATCCTCAAAGACATCATAGTCCAGGAGGTCTATGTCCTGGATTCATTGGACAGTAGTATAA GAGACCTGAACATTCGCAGAAGTCTCATTGCCAAGAGTGGACTCACCCTCTTCGGGCAAAAAAAGCAAGAGGACTTTCCTGAGTAGTGTGTGTCAGTCTGGATGATAGCAATGCAGAAGAATTCTACCCATCCAAGAAAAGGAATGTTCCAGTTAGGAAAACTCCCACCCATTCCTGAATCAGACTGGAACTga